A region of Dermabacter vaginalis DNA encodes the following proteins:
- a CDS encoding response regulator transcription factor has product MTRLLLVEDDSAIAEPLSRALDREGYSVVRASRGIDALTIAATEGHIDFVILDLGLPDIDGLEVCRRLRKGGLEAPVLILTARADEVDAVVGLDAGADDYVTKPFRLGELQARIRALLRRTQVVEDTSASTYDINGVSLDPSARRVYVDDEELSLSAKEFDLLAVLMREAGSVVTRDDLMREVWGAEWWGSTKTLDMHISWLRRKLGDDATSPRRITTVRGVGFRFEDTDAH; this is encoded by the coding sequence GTGACACGACTACTTCTCGTTGAAGACGATTCGGCGATCGCAGAGCCTCTCTCGCGCGCCCTCGATCGCGAAGGCTATTCCGTTGTGAGAGCGTCGCGAGGGATCGACGCGCTGACGATTGCCGCCACCGAAGGCCACATCGATTTCGTGATCCTCGATCTTGGCCTCCCCGATATCGACGGCCTCGAAGTGTGTAGGAGGCTGCGCAAGGGAGGCCTCGAGGCTCCCGTATTGATCCTCACGGCACGTGCCGACGAGGTCGACGCAGTCGTGGGCCTCGACGCGGGCGCTGACGATTATGTGACGAAGCCGTTCCGCCTTGGAGAACTTCAAGCCCGCATTAGGGCTCTTTTGCGTCGCACTCAGGTTGTCGAAGACACGAGCGCAAGCACGTACGACATCAACGGCGTAAGCCTCGACCCTTCGGCGCGACGCGTGTACGTCGACGACGAGGAGCTCTCGCTCAGCGCGAAGGAATTTGATCTCCTCGCCGTACTCATGCGTGAGGCAGGCAGCGTTGTCACGCGTGACGATCTCATGCGTGAGGTCTGGGGTGCCGAATGGTGGGGTTCCACGAAAACGCTCGACATGCACATCTCGTGGCTGCGCCGCAAGCTCGGTGATGACGCGACGAGCCCGAGGCGCATCACGACCGTACGTGGCGTGGGCTTTCGCTTCGAAGACACCGACGCCCACTAG
- a CDS encoding DUF2304 domain-containing protein — MIDIISSPTELVLDSRSLIIQIILILGILGITAWLFIKRGAKQLAIRRLIILAFAVFAVLAVIFPGAVTTVAQFVGVGRGTDLLLYATVVVLLGFLALQEARTKNAEKRTTKLARKVAVYEAEQPEAFRNHALKVTKNS; from the coding sequence ATGATCGACATCATCAGCTCTCCAACCGAACTTGTTCTCGACAGTCGCTCGCTGATTATCCAGATCATCCTCATTCTCGGGATTCTAGGGATCACCGCGTGGCTGTTCATTAAGCGCGGGGCAAAGCAGCTCGCCATTCGGCGACTCATTATCCTTGCGTTTGCTGTTTTCGCCGTCCTTGCAGTCATCTTCCCCGGCGCCGTGACTACCGTTGCCCAGTTCGTGGGCGTCGGACGTGGCACCGACCTCTTGCTCTACGCCACCGTTGTTGTGCTTCTCGGCTTCCTGGCTCTCCAGGAGGCGCGCACGAAGAATGCAGAAAAGCGAACGACAAAGCTGGCACGGAAAGTTGCCGTCTACGAAGCGGAGCAACCTGAGGCATTTCGCAATCACGCCTTAAAAGTCACGAAAAATTCATGA
- a CDS encoding sensor histidine kinase — MQLRVLQATLMTVLLAVLLLGIPLGAAWLTAVRDNLSAQAGTLLQDVISETDHRLNEGLPIDETMLQETVDQVVNLDVQIAVNYQNAELEAGEDAGPDALQQSAQGVNGQIVTVRIPQSDVRAHTASAWVLILVAAISAIAIGVSVALWQAQRLSAPLVRLTRRAEELGSGRSRSEWKPSGIAEIDTVAVELTRSGAMLTERLEAESALASDASHQLRTPLTALSMRLDEILATSSEEWVREEARVSLEQVDRLTQVVHDLINAPRASQRRTPGVVDLRQVLVQQAEEWKHAFRGAERELRIQVPHAAAVWASHGPLTQVIATLIENSLAHGGGTTRVKVRRNEQSTVIEVSDEGEGIDPSLGQRIFERSVSGKGSSGTGVGLALARTLVEDDGGRLELIDERPARFGIFLSTAPAPEDPELGNAEGQQPSAPAKPHGLVARREKRRAERHQREAAASAATTPEALATGAVSVPRVEDTGESGALH, encoded by the coding sequence ATGCAGCTTCGAGTTCTGCAGGCGACCCTCATGACCGTGCTCCTCGCGGTCCTCCTGCTCGGCATTCCCCTTGGCGCGGCGTGGCTTACAGCCGTGCGTGACAATCTCTCGGCGCAAGCCGGTACTTTGCTCCAAGACGTCATTTCGGAGACCGACCACCGGCTCAACGAAGGGCTTCCGATCGATGAGACGATGCTCCAAGAAACCGTGGACCAAGTCGTCAACCTCGACGTCCAGATCGCGGTGAACTACCAAAACGCTGAGCTCGAAGCGGGCGAAGATGCCGGGCCCGATGCCCTGCAACAGTCCGCGCAAGGGGTTAACGGTCAGATCGTCACCGTGCGAATCCCCCAATCCGACGTGCGCGCCCACACCGCAAGTGCATGGGTGCTCATCCTCGTGGCCGCGATCAGCGCGATCGCGATCGGCGTATCGGTCGCGCTGTGGCAAGCGCAAAGACTCTCGGCCCCCCTCGTCCGTTTGACACGACGGGCCGAGGAGCTCGGGAGCGGCAGGAGCCGATCAGAATGGAAGCCGAGCGGGATCGCGGAAATCGACACTGTCGCGGTTGAACTCACGCGTTCGGGTGCGATGCTCACCGAGAGGCTCGAAGCGGAATCTGCGCTCGCCTCTGACGCCTCCCACCAGTTGCGCACACCCCTCACCGCGCTTTCCATGCGACTCGACGAGATCCTCGCGACGAGTTCGGAGGAGTGGGTGCGTGAGGAAGCGCGCGTGTCACTCGAGCAGGTTGACCGCCTCACTCAGGTCGTCCATGACCTCATCAACGCGCCTCGCGCCTCACAGCGCCGCACCCCCGGCGTGGTCGACCTTCGGCAGGTGCTCGTGCAGCAAGCCGAGGAATGGAAACATGCCTTCCGCGGCGCGGAACGAGAACTGCGGATCCAGGTGCCGCACGCTGCTGCCGTGTGGGCATCGCATGGGCCGCTTACGCAGGTCATTGCCACGCTCATCGAGAACTCCCTCGCCCACGGCGGGGGTACTACGCGCGTCAAGGTTCGTCGCAATGAGCAATCCACCGTGATCGAGGTTTCCGACGAAGGCGAAGGGATTGATCCCTCGCTCGGTCAGCGAATTTTCGAACGTTCCGTTTCCGGTAAGGGCTCGAGCGGGACCGGCGTGGGGCTTGCCCTCGCTCGCACCCTCGTGGAAGACGACGGCGGTCGACTCGAGCTCATCGACGAACGCCCCGCGCGCTTTGGCATCTTCCTGTCGACGGCGCCCGCTCCCGAGGATCCCGAGCTCGGAAACGCGGAGGGCCAGCAACCGTCGGCCCCAGCCAAACCCCACGGGCTTGTTGCGCGACGCGAAAAGCGGCGCGCGGAGCGGCACCAGCGAGAAGCCGCAGCCTCAGCGGCAACTACGCCTGAGGCATTGGCCACCGGCGCCGTGAGTGTTCCGCGCGTCGAAGACACAGGCGAGAGCGGCGCACTACACTAG
- a CDS encoding biotin--[acetyl-CoA-carboxylase] ligase produces MSVRHARKMREQKYVSEPLRIDYVHSCTSTLDILAEPPYDALEAPFALMTLDQRAGHGRQGRRWQNRPGESLALTVAWPLPAPQLRGWYPLASALAVLDACAEVAPGAPLPGLKWPNDILSPAGEKIAGILVRVDAGRLLAGVGVNLAGAIEREREGLEKAATLASLDSRYGTALSDLEGRREFGEVLARNIARIFALVDSGGRDFRDLRTRYAVNCLTLGSRVVVVTPAGARYDAHALDVDPTGRLLVENAERGRHALDAADVHLARPGGGESPGGQGAKKTKGPDEHRSRSRGAERA; encoded by the coding sequence GTGAGTGTACGCCATGCACGAAAAATGAGGGAGCAAAAGTACGTGAGCGAGCCGCTGCGCATTGACTACGTGCACTCGTGCACCTCAACTCTCGACATTCTCGCCGAACCGCCGTACGACGCGCTCGAAGCGCCGTTTGCGCTCATGACTCTCGATCAGCGCGCGGGGCACGGCCGTCAAGGTAGGCGGTGGCAGAACAGGCCGGGCGAATCGCTCGCGTTGACGGTTGCCTGGCCACTGCCGGCCCCGCAGCTTCGCGGCTGGTATCCGCTCGCGAGCGCGCTTGCCGTGCTCGACGCCTGTGCCGAGGTCGCGCCTGGGGCGCCTCTGCCCGGTCTTAAATGGCCAAATGACATCCTCTCGCCGGCGGGGGAGAAGATCGCGGGGATCCTCGTGCGCGTGGACGCGGGGCGTCTTCTCGCGGGGGTCGGAGTCAATCTCGCGGGGGCGATCGAACGAGAACGCGAGGGGCTTGAGAAAGCGGCGACGCTCGCGAGTCTTGATTCGCGTTACGGCACCGCGCTCAGTGACCTTGAGGGACGCCGCGAGTTCGGCGAGGTGCTCGCGCGAAACATCGCGCGCATTTTCGCGCTCGTGGATTCTGGAGGAAGGGACTTTCGGGACCTGCGAACGCGGTATGCTGTGAACTGCCTCACTCTCGGGTCGCGGGTTGTCGTAGTCACACCGGCAGGTGCGCGGTACGACGCGCACGCGCTCGACGTTGATCCGACGGGCAGGCTCCTCGTGGAGAATGCGGAGCGAGGCCGCCACGCCCTCGACGCCGCCGACGTGCACCTTGCGCGCCCCGGAGGGGGAGAATCACCCGGCGGGCAAGGCGCGAAGAAGACGAAAGGACCAGATGAGCATCGTTCACGATCGCGAGGAGCCGAGCGAGCATAG
- a CDS encoding DegT/DnrJ/EryC1/StrS family aminotransferase, with amino-acid sequence MAVRTVSIQSVYLYGQLAAMKHICEIVKKRSLWVGEDAAQAHDAIRKGKQVGTFGRMGIFSLCPTKNTD; translated from the coding sequence ATTGCCGTGCGAACGGTGTCGATTCAGTCCGTGTACCTGTACGGTCAGCTGGCTGCGATGAAGCACATCTGTGAAATCGTAAAGAAGCGCAGCCTATGGGTTGGCGAAGATGCTGCGCAGGCCCACGACGCGATTCGCAAGGGCAAGCAGGTCGGTACGTTCGGTCGCATGGGCATATTCTCGCTGTGCCCGACTAAGAACACAGACTAG
- a CDS encoding LCP family protein — protein MLFVVVIALAWPVGLGLWANSKIAHTDALSGAADTPGETYLLAGADIEQGGAQRTDTLMLLHKAPNGKQYLVSIPRDTLAEIPEHGTHKINAAYSMGGAPLLVRTVEKLTGLTIDHFVVIGFSGVEDVVNAIGTVNLCIDRDVDDVRSGLKMTQGCHDVGGEQALAFVRARYFDPTADIGRQQRQRQFVSALMKKASSPGVLLNPLTQVNLANAGTKALVTDNDTGLIDLASAALVMRAAPNSGGVLAMPIEDPNYKTKHSGVAIKVDDEDVRAFFSSIADGSAEAKPEG, from the coding sequence GTGCTCTTCGTCGTCGTGATTGCGCTCGCGTGGCCCGTGGGACTCGGGCTATGGGCAAATTCGAAAATCGCGCACACGGACGCGCTCTCTGGAGCGGCCGATACGCCAGGCGAAACCTACCTTCTTGCAGGAGCCGACATCGAACAGGGCGGCGCCCAGCGCACCGACACCCTCATGCTGCTGCACAAGGCACCAAACGGGAAGCAGTACCTCGTTTCCATTCCACGCGACACACTTGCCGAGATTCCCGAGCACGGAACGCACAAAATCAACGCCGCCTACTCGATGGGTGGCGCCCCCCTTCTCGTCAGAACCGTTGAGAAGCTCACGGGGCTCACGATCGATCATTTTGTCGTGATCGGCTTCTCCGGAGTAGAGGATGTCGTCAATGCAATCGGCACAGTGAACCTCTGCATCGACCGCGATGTCGATGACGTGCGTTCGGGCCTCAAGATGACCCAAGGCTGCCACGACGTGGGCGGTGAGCAAGCCCTCGCGTTCGTACGCGCCCGCTATTTCGATCCCACAGCCGACATAGGCAGGCAGCAGCGCCAGCGGCAGTTCGTCAGCGCTCTGATGAAAAAGGCATCCTCACCAGGCGTCCTGCTCAATCCCCTCACCCAGGTGAATCTCGCAAACGCCGGAACGAAAGCCCTCGTGACCGATAACGACACGGGCCTCATCGACCTCGCGAGTGCCGCGCTGGTCATGCGTGCAGCCCCCAACTCTGGAGGTGTTCTCGCCATGCCGATCGAGGACCCCAATTACAAGACGAAGCACTCCGGGGTCGCGATCAAAGTTGACGACGAGGACGTGCGCGCGTTCTTCTCATCGATCGCCGACGGCTCGGCCGAAGCCAAGCCGGAAGGCTAG
- a CDS encoding adenylate/guanylate cyclase domain-containing protein, whose amino-acid sequence MSIVHDREEPSEHSAEGAMPNALNERFARVRGAIGALERSLLDGEREYSRRDLEEDFNVDRQLSTDYWRGLGFSNVALDTTAFTEDDAEAIADLAALVNDGTLSDDTFVTIVRGLGFHMGRLAMWLTEALVDDAKQRHDMSDTEARMHMLESVPQFIEIFEHQAIHVFRRQMSAYTARAGAEILRTSTSDWDDESLPLPRAVGFADLVQFTRLAQSIDGIELAGVIRDFENLTRDVISDGGGRVVKTVGDEVMFLADTPEDGVRIALSIAENIKRQPSLPNVRVGLAWGNMFSRYGDVFGPKVNLAARLEGIAEPGAVVVDGETADLVDRAFPGGFRRVAEWTEELHGIGETTIVRVERAAASLIERHS is encoded by the coding sequence ATGAGCATCGTTCACGATCGCGAGGAGCCGAGCGAGCATAGTGCCGAGGGAGCCATGCCAAATGCCCTCAACGAACGCTTCGCGCGCGTGCGGGGCGCTATCGGTGCCCTTGAGCGCTCCCTTCTCGACGGTGAACGGGAGTACTCCAGACGCGACCTCGAAGAAGATTTCAATGTCGACCGGCAGCTCAGTACCGATTACTGGCGCGGGCTCGGCTTTTCGAACGTCGCCCTCGACACGACCGCCTTTACCGAAGACGACGCTGAAGCGATCGCCGACCTCGCCGCGCTCGTGAACGATGGAACGCTCAGCGACGATACGTTTGTCACGATCGTGCGCGGGCTGGGGTTTCACATGGGGCGCCTTGCCATGTGGCTCACCGAGGCGCTCGTGGACGATGCGAAGCAGCGCCACGATATGAGTGACACCGAAGCACGCATGCACATGCTTGAATCGGTCCCGCAGTTCATCGAGATCTTCGAGCACCAGGCCATCCACGTGTTTCGACGACAGATGTCGGCCTATACCGCGCGTGCGGGCGCCGAGATCCTGCGTACCTCGACGAGTGACTGGGATGATGAGTCGCTTCCCCTCCCGCGCGCCGTAGGCTTTGCCGACCTCGTGCAGTTCACGCGCCTTGCCCAGTCGATCGATGGGATCGAGCTCGCGGGTGTGATTAGGGACTTCGAAAACCTCACGCGGGATGTCATTTCCGACGGTGGCGGGCGCGTTGTGAAAACCGTGGGTGACGAGGTCATGTTCCTCGCCGACACGCCCGAAGACGGCGTGCGGATCGCACTCTCGATTGCCGAGAACATTAAGCGCCAGCCTTCGCTCCCGAACGTGCGCGTTGGACTCGCCTGGGGGAATATGTTTTCGCGTTACGGGGATGTGTTTGGCCCCAAGGTCAACCTCGCCGCCCGTCTCGAGGGAATCGCCGAGCCCGGTGCAGTTGTGGTCGACGGTGAAACAGCGGATCTCGTCGACCGCGCCTTCCCCGGCGGGTTCAGGCGTGTCGCAGAGTGGACAGAAGAACTGCACGGCATAGGGGAGACGACAATTGTGAGGGTCGAGCGAGCCGCGGCCTCGCTCATCGAGCGTCACTCGTGA
- a CDS encoding glycosyltransferase family 2 protein has translation MTLGPGADSTWFVIPLYNEGPVIGGVIRALRETYPLVVCVDDGSHDDSAAEAEAAGAVVVRHPYNMGQGAAIKTGIDYARRDPSMKQVVTFDADGQHQVADAAAMIEKMQSERVDCVLGSRFLDSRTKPGFLKGIVLRMAIVFTNFTSGVRLTDTHNGLRVLSRHACESISIEQNRMAHASEIVSEIGRHELTYAEYPVHILYTDYSKAKGQPLLNAINIVTDLLFK, from the coding sequence ATGACCCTTGGCCCCGGAGCCGACAGCACTTGGTTCGTGATCCCCCTGTATAACGAGGGGCCGGTGATTGGCGGCGTTATTCGCGCGCTGCGCGAAACCTACCCTCTTGTCGTCTGTGTTGACGATGGGTCCCACGACGACTCCGCTGCCGAAGCCGAAGCCGCTGGTGCAGTCGTCGTGCGCCACCCCTACAACATGGGGCAGGGAGCGGCGATCAAGACCGGTATTGATTACGCACGCCGAGATCCTTCGATGAAGCAGGTCGTGACATTTGATGCCGACGGACAGCACCAGGTCGCCGACGCCGCGGCGATGATCGAGAAAATGCAGTCAGAACGCGTCGACTGTGTGCTCGGTTCACGCTTCCTGGATAGCCGTACCAAGCCGGGTTTTCTTAAAGGCATCGTGTTGCGCATGGCGATCGTGTTCACGAACTTCACGAGCGGGGTGCGCCTCACCGATACTCACAACGGCCTTCGCGTGCTCAGCCGTCACGCGTGCGAGTCCATCTCAATCGAGCAGAACCGTATGGCACACGCCTCGGAAATCGTCTCGGAGATTGGGCGCCACGAGCTGACCTACGCCGAATACCCCGTGCATATCCTTTACACGGATTATTCGAAGGCAAAGGGGCAGCCGCTGCTGAACGCGATCAACATCGTCACGGACCTTCTCTTTAAGTAG
- a CDS encoding NAD-dependent epimerase/dehydratase family protein produces MSGKSQPNGPVDTLVLGGAGFAGSHIARELRTHGWNVSTADIRPSHEHGCHTTLDIRDERALRGKLRGCDTVVNAAGVPDPSSVSVRTLNSILVGGARSLIAAAESEGVRTLVFVSSGVVYGDTGEVSADETLPLAPTTAEGRAFAEAERLYGQWASAGEGRRLVVLRAAELFGPGSHARVSRVIASLVNSGMVSLTPTVIARPLASVGTLARAARAALELNPPTGEPYVLNVADSPRLDDHELRAVVRSIAKTAPLALSLPGRRLMARAGRAGEAVRASGLELPRRLERFALDARPSAELSREKLEALLPERPSLEESLRETVSWVRAHGMPSGPDHAIPIAERFVPSESEAEEDTRRVVAVVVTYNRAELLGVCLGALHSQTRPLDGVVIVDNASTDRSGAVADAHPIDADVVHLNRNVGGAGGFCTGMAHALLEHSPDFLWIMDDDTVPAPDALEKLLEVECKLDVHASVLSSLAVWTDGRPHPMNSSRTRLGTSDAELDRYAQLGARPIRTASFVSALIAAEDVWEHGLPIADYFIWSDDFEYTGRLLRDSHGFAVASSTVEHRTRKFSNAQTNPGSRFYFDVRNRLWALTKTESFTPIEKVLYGGKSALGWVQTLVRTRADVLPVAMKGMREGLFTSPRRSSVVLAADPMSATEIRALEASIDSAERSRRALT; encoded by the coding sequence GTGTCAGGAAAAAGCCAACCGAATGGACCGGTGGACACCCTCGTTCTCGGTGGTGCAGGTTTCGCGGGTTCTCATATCGCCCGCGAGCTCCGCACGCACGGGTGGAATGTTTCGACCGCGGATATTCGGCCTTCGCATGAACACGGTTGCCACACCACTCTCGACATCCGTGACGAAAGGGCCCTGCGTGGCAAGCTTCGCGGCTGCGACACGGTCGTCAATGCTGCCGGTGTGCCCGACCCTTCCAGCGTCAGTGTGCGCACGCTCAATTCGATTCTCGTGGGCGGGGCGCGCTCACTCATCGCCGCAGCGGAGAGCGAAGGGGTGCGCACGCTCGTGTTCGTCTCTAGCGGTGTCGTCTACGGTGACACGGGGGAGGTGAGCGCGGACGAAACGCTCCCGCTCGCCCCCACCACAGCGGAGGGGCGCGCGTTTGCGGAAGCGGAACGGTTGTACGGACAGTGGGCGAGTGCGGGCGAAGGCCGACGCCTGGTAGTTTTACGCGCTGCCGAGCTTTTTGGCCCTGGATCTCACGCGCGGGTTTCGCGGGTGATTGCCTCGCTCGTGAATTCGGGGATGGTCTCGCTTACGCCTACGGTGATCGCGCGCCCCCTGGCAAGCGTCGGAACACTTGCACGAGCCGCCCGTGCCGCCCTCGAACTGAACCCGCCTACCGGAGAGCCGTACGTCCTCAACGTCGCCGACTCTCCGCGCCTCGATGACCATGAGTTGCGCGCCGTCGTGCGTTCCATCGCGAAAACTGCGCCGCTTGCGCTCTCCCTGCCGGGCAGGCGCCTGATGGCGCGCGCGGGACGCGCAGGTGAAGCAGTGCGTGCGAGCGGACTCGAGCTTCCGCGCCGGCTCGAAAGATTCGCGCTTGACGCACGCCCGAGCGCCGAGCTTTCACGGGAAAAATTGGAGGCGCTTCTTCCTGAGCGCCCCTCACTCGAGGAGTCTCTGCGCGAGACCGTGAGTTGGGTGCGTGCGCATGGAATGCCGAGCGGTCCCGATCATGCTATTCCGATTGCCGAGCGTTTCGTGCCCAGTGAGAGCGAGGCAGAAGAGGATACGCGTCGAGTCGTGGCGGTAGTGGTGACCTACAACCGCGCGGAGCTACTTGGGGTGTGTCTCGGTGCTCTCCATTCCCAAACGAGACCCCTCGACGGTGTGGTGATCGTTGACAACGCAAGCACGGACCGTTCCGGTGCCGTCGCCGACGCTCACCCGATCGACGCCGACGTGGTTCACCTCAATCGCAACGTGGGCGGTGCCGGTGGCTTTTGTACGGGCATGGCGCATGCGCTCCTTGAGCACAGCCCGGATTTCCTGTGGATCATGGACGACGACACAGTTCCAGCGCCCGATGCGCTCGAGAAGCTCCTCGAGGTTGAGTGCAAGCTCGATGTTCACGCAAGCGTTCTTAGCTCGCTTGCGGTCTGGACCGACGGTAGGCCGCACCCCATGAATTCCTCGCGTACACGCCTTGGCACGAGTGACGCCGAGCTCGATCGTTACGCACAGCTTGGGGCGCGCCCCATCCGCACGGCGAGCTTTGTCTCGGCGCTCATTGCCGCCGAGGATGTGTGGGAACACGGACTCCCCATTGCCGACTACTTCATTTGGTCCGACGACTTCGAATACACGGGCCGTCTTTTACGCGACTCCCACGGTTTCGCTGTCGCATCAAGCACGGTCGAGCACCGTACCCGGAAGTTTTCTAACGCCCAAACAAACCCCGGTTCGCGTTTCTACTTTGACGTGCGTAATCGACTGTGGGCGCTCACGAAGACCGAGTCATTCACCCCGATTGAAAAGGTGCTCTATGGCGGTAAGAGCGCACTCGGCTGGGTGCAGACCCTCGTGCGTACTCGCGCAGACGTGCTCCCTGTCGCGATGAAAGGCATGAGGGAAGGGCTCTTCACGTCGCCTAGGCGCTCGAGCGTGGTTCTTGCTGCCGACCCCATGAGTGCGACCGAGATCCGTGCTCTTGAGGCGTCGATTGATAGCGCCGAGCGTTCGCGAAGGGCTCTCACGTGA
- a CDS encoding 5-(carboxyamino)imidazole ribonucleotide synthase, translating into MSTQHAPTQPSTTEKKTVRPPRIGVIGGGQLARMMIPVAIELDLELHVLATSPDESAARVSPHVMLGHHDDPEAVTAFARSVDVVTFDHEHVPTGLLHALEHEGVAVRPGPEALVYAQDKLAMRARLTELGHPCPAWWRVETEADLETALRKSGGDLILKTARGGYDGHGVRRVRAIEDARDWLERGEPLLAEERVPFVRELSAQVARRPGGEIASYPVTESEQKDGVCFRVSAPAPGLSVEASTRARDLAANIANDLGVVGMLAVELFEYPDGRIAVNELAMRPHNTGHWSMDGCVTSQFEQHLRAVADLPLGDTTPTSPWTVMVNTLGDTRENLAEGAREALAHDPAIKVHLYGKSVRQGRKLGHVTALGTDLEQTERRARAAAHTIVTGDESKD; encoded by the coding sequence GTGAGTACCCAACACGCCCCCACTCAGCCCAGCACGACCGAGAAGAAAACTGTGCGGCCACCGCGCATAGGCGTGATCGGCGGTGGCCAGCTCGCACGCATGATGATTCCCGTCGCGATCGAGCTTGACCTTGAACTCCACGTCCTCGCGACCTCCCCGGATGAATCGGCGGCGCGCGTGAGCCCACACGTGATGCTCGGGCATCACGATGACCCCGAAGCGGTCACGGCATTCGCGAGGAGCGTCGACGTCGTCACCTTCGACCACGAGCACGTCCCCACCGGTCTCCTCCACGCCCTCGAGCACGAAGGAGTTGCGGTGAGGCCCGGCCCGGAGGCCCTCGTGTATGCCCAGGACAAGCTTGCGATGCGCGCGCGGCTCACTGAACTTGGACATCCGTGCCCCGCATGGTGGCGGGTCGAAACTGAAGCCGACCTCGAAACCGCCCTCCGCAAGAGCGGGGGAGACCTCATCCTGAAGACCGCGCGCGGCGGCTACGACGGCCACGGGGTGAGGCGGGTTCGCGCCATTGAGGATGCGCGGGACTGGCTCGAGCGAGGCGAGCCGCTGCTTGCCGAGGAACGGGTCCCCTTCGTGCGTGAACTTTCAGCACAGGTCGCGAGGCGCCCCGGCGGAGAGATTGCCTCGTATCCCGTGACCGAATCCGAGCAAAAAGACGGCGTGTGCTTCCGCGTGAGCGCGCCCGCACCTGGACTCTCTGTCGAAGCCTCCACGCGCGCCCGTGACCTTGCCGCGAATATTGCGAACGACCTCGGCGTGGTGGGAATGCTCGCCGTTGAGCTCTTCGAATACCCCGATGGGCGCATCGCCGTGAACGAGCTCGCGATGCGCCCCCACAACACGGGTCACTGGAGTATGGACGGGTGCGTCACTAGCCAATTCGAGCAGCACCTTCGCGCTGTCGCGGATCTCCCGCTCGGTGACACCACGCCAACCTCCCCGTGGACCGTCATGGTCAATACCCTCGGTGACACGCGCGAGAACCTCGCCGAGGGAGCGCGCGAGGCGCTCGCGCATGACCCCGCAATCAAGGTTCACCTGTACGGCAAAAGCGTGCGTCAAGGCCGCAAACTCGGTCACGTCACGGCCCTCGGCACGGACCTCGAACAGACCGAGCGTCGTGCTCGCGCCGCGGCGCACACCATCGTGACCGGCGACGAATCGAAGGATTAA
- the purE gene encoding 5-(carboxyamino)imidazole ribonucleotide mutase has translation MSKKPAVGIVMGSDSDYPVMKDAEEQLAHFGIACEVEVVSAHRMPEDMVQYGRSAHERGLRVIIAGAGGAAHLPGMLAALTPLPVIGVPVPLRHLDGMDSLLSIVQMPKGVPVATVSIGGAANAGLLAARILGSGDSDMAREIRENMVTYQTELRDLAYEKGARLRESRGHDVMGGKAEA, from the coding sequence ATGAGTAAGAAACCTGCGGTCGGTATCGTCATGGGGTCCGATTCGGACTACCCCGTGATGAAAGACGCTGAAGAACAGCTCGCCCATTTCGGCATCGCATGCGAGGTCGAGGTCGTGAGCGCCCACCGCATGCCCGAAGACATGGTCCAGTACGGACGCTCGGCGCACGAGCGCGGTCTCCGCGTGATCATTGCCGGCGCAGGCGGGGCCGCCCACCTCCCCGGGATGCTCGCCGCGCTCACACCTCTACCCGTCATCGGCGTCCCGGTGCCTCTGCGCCATCTCGACGGCATGGATTCCCTCCTGTCGATCGTGCAAATGCCCAAGGGGGTGCCCGTCGCAACCGTGTCGATCGGTGGCGCTGCCAATGCGGGCTTGCTCGCCGCTCGGATTCTGGGCTCCGGAGATTCGGATATGGCGCGCGAGATCCGCGAAAATATGGTGACGTATCAAACAGAACTGCGCGATCTCGCGTATGAAAAAGGTGCGAGGCTGCGGGAGTCCCGGGGTCACGACGTTATGGGTGGCAAGGCGGAGGCATAA